One genomic window of Phoenix dactylifera cultivar Barhee BC4 chromosome 6, palm_55x_up_171113_PBpolish2nd_filt_p, whole genome shotgun sequence includes the following:
- the LOC103696690 gene encoding probable histidine kinase 4, with protein sequence MAEMAAGERKWWLNRKAMVVLWVAASVGIWVGLHWYLGRVSMRKAEESLVSMCEERARMLQDQFAVSVNHVHALAILVSTFHYQKHPPALDQETFADYTARTAFERPLLSGVAYAQRVVHSERELFESQQGWMIKTMKREPSPVQDEYAPVIYSQETISYIEALDMMSGEEDRENILRARATGKAVLTSPFRLLGSNHLGVVLTFPVYRSGLPADAMVEECVEATAGYLGGAFDVESLVENLLRQLAGNQDIMVNVYDVTNTSEPLVMYGSQFPDGYMSLSHVSMLDFGDPFRRHQMECRYSKKPPIPLSAITTPSGVFVICMLAGYILYAAWNRYDNVKEDCRKMEELKKQAEAADVAKSQFLATVSHEIRTPMNGVLGMLDMLLDTNLNLTQKDYAQTAQVCGKALISLINEVLDRAKIEAGKLEIESVPFDLRSILDDVISLFSAKSREKGIELAVYVSDRVPEILMGDPGRFRQIITNLVGNSVKFTERGHIFVQVHLAEHSNMVIDAKVETGLNGHSGEAKITSTSTVFDTLSGLEAADSRNSWENFRMLLSHEHTLPRPSDNGMPYDNYADKVTLMVTVEDTGIGIPFHAQNRVFTPFMQADSSTSRNYGGTGIGLSISKCLVELMGGQINFVSRPHIGSTFTFTAVLRRCDKSAGGDTKRDLSEALPTCFRGIRAILVDRRPVRGAVTRYHLQRLGISVECVGTINAALNAVQGQNGCLRSCTDSKQPCILLIEHDSWDTKVDVCLCNQLLQWKENGCVTEIPKVVLLVTSESDKTKAASDFDTVIMKPLRASTVAACFQQVLGMGKQQTRDTLKGSASLDGLLDGKNILVVDDNKVNLRVAAGVLKKYGAKVECAESGKDALSLLQVPHKFDACFMDVQMPEMDGFEATRQIRSMESKATEKIRIRAGTVPEEGSSRTEWHLPILAMTADVIQATYEECLKCGMDGYVSKPFEEAQLYQAVAEFLVSDS encoded by the exons ATGGCGGAGATGGCGGCAGGGGAGCGGAAGTGGTGGCTGAACCGCAAGGCGATGGTGGTGCTGTGGGTGGCAGCCTCTGTGGGGATATGGGTGGGACTCCATTGGTACCTCGGGAGAGTGAGCATGAGGAAGGCTGAGGAGTCCCTCGTGAGCATGTGCGAGGAGCGCGCAAGGATGTTGCAGGACCAGTTTGCAGTGAGCGTCAACCATGTCCACGCCCTCGCCATCCTcgtctccaccttccactaccaGAAGCACCCGCCCGCCCTCGATCAG GAGACATTTGCAGATTATACAGCGAGGACGGCATTCGAGCGGCCATTGTTGAGTGGAGTGGCATATGCTCAACGGGTTGTTCATTCTGAAAGAGAGTTATTTGAAAGTCAGCAAGGGTGGATGATCAAGACTATGAAACGAGAGCCATCGCCAGTTCAAGATGAGTATGCGCCTGTGATATATTCTCAGGAGACCATATCCTATATTGAAGCTCTTGACATGATGTCTGGAGAG GAGGATCGAGAAAATATCTTAAGGGCCAGGGCTACTGGCAAAGCTGTTCTTACAAGCCCATTCAGACTGCTGGGATCCAATCATCTGGGTGTGGTCTTAACATTTCCGGTATATCGCTCGGGTCTTCCTGCTGATGCAATGGTAGAAGAATGTGTAGAAGCAACTGCAGG ATATCTTGGAGGAGCTTTTGATGTTGAATCACTTGTGGAAAACTTGCTGAGGCAGCTTGCTGGAAATCAGGATATTATGGTAAATGTGTATGATGTCACTAACACTTCCGAGCCCTTGGTCATGTATGGATCCCAATTCCCTGATGGTTATATGTCATTGTCACACGTCAGCATGCTTGATTTTGGGGATCCATTTCGGAGGCACCAAATGGAATGCAG GTATAGTAAGAAGCCTCCCATTCCATTGTCTGCCATTACCACCCCTTCTGGTGTCTTTGTGATCTGCATGCTAGCAggatatatattatatgctgCTTGGAATCGCTATGACAATGTTAAGGAAGATTGTCGAAAAATGGAGGAGCTAAAAAAACAGGCAGAGGCTGCAGATGTTGCTAAATCTCAG TTTCTTGCAACAGTTTCTCATGAAATCAGAACTCCTATGAATGGTGTGCTAG GGATGCTAGACATGCTTCTAGATACCAACCTAAATCTAACCCAAAAGGATTATGCCCAAACTGCTCAAGTCTGTGGGAAGGCATTGATATCATTGATTAATGAAGTGCTTGACCGGGCAAAAATTGAAGCTGGCAAGTTAGAGATAGAGTCAGTGCCATTTGACCTGCGATCAATCCTAGATGATGTAATATCTTTGTTTTCTGCAAAATCGAGAGAGAAGGGGATTGAG CTCGCTGTATATGTTTCTGACAGAGTTCCCGAAATTCTTATGGGTGACCCAGGGAGATTTCGTCAAATAATCACAAATCTTGTGGGAAATTCAGTCAAA TTTACTGAACGTGGCCACATTTTTGTCCAAGTTCATCTGGCTGAGCATTCAAATATGGTCATAGATGCAAAAGTTGAAACAGGCTTGAATGGGCATTCAGGTGAAGCCAAAATTACATCCACCAGTACTGTATTTGATACTTTAAGTGGTTTAGAAGCCGCTGACAGTAGAAACAGTTGGGAAAATTTTAGAATGTTACTTTCTCATGAGCATACCTTGCCTCGTCCATCTGATAATGGGATGCCATATGACAATTATGCTGACAAAGTAACTCTCATGGTAACTGTAGAGGATACTGGGATAGGGATCCCATTTCATGCCCAGAATCGAGTTTTCACACCTTTTATGCAGGCTGACAGCTCGACCTCCAGGAATTATGGAGGAACTGGTATTGGCTTGAGCATCAGTAAGTGTCTGGTTGAACTGATGGGTGGGCAAATAAATTTTGTAAGTCGCCCTCATATTGGAAGCACATTCACTTTCACTGCTGTCCTCCGAAGATGTGACAAGAGTGCAGGTGGTGATACAAAGAGAGATCTTTCTGAGGCTCTACCTACCTGTTTTAGAGGAATAAGAGCAATTTTAGTTGATAGAAGACCAGTTAGAGGTGCTGTAACAAGATACCATCTACAAAGGTTGGGCATAAGTGTTGAATGTGTTGGTACCATCAATGCGGCGCTTAATGCAGTGCAAGGACAAAATGGTTGCTTGAGATCTTG TACAGATAGCAAACAACCATGCATTTTGCTAATTGAGCATGATTCATGGGATACTAAAGTGGATGTTTGCTTGTGCAATCAACTATTACAATGGAAAGAGAATGGCTGCGTCACTGAAATACCCAAGGTGGTCCTTCTTGTGACATCtgaatctgataaaacaaaggCTGCATCGGATTTTGACACTGTGATCATGAAGCCTCTAAGAGCAAGCACAGTGGCCGCATGCTTTCAGCAAGTGCTAGGAATGGGGAAACAGCAAACTAGAGATACGCTCAAAGGATCAGCTTCCCTTGATGGTCTGCTAGATGGAAAGAATATATTAGTGGTTGATGATAATAAGGTGAATCTCAGAGTTGCTGCAGGTGTCCTGAAAAAATACGGGGCAAAGGTGGAGTGTGCTGAAAGTGGCAAGgatgctctctctctcctccaagTGCCCCACAAGTTTGATGCCTGCTTTATGGATGTTCAAATGCCAGAGATGGACGG GTTTGAGGCAACTCGGCAGATACGCTCGATGGAGAGTAAGGCAACTGAAAAGATTAGGATCAGAGCAGGAACTGTTCCAGAGGAAGGTTCTTCGAGGACTGAATGGCACCTGCCGATCCTAGCCATGACAGCCGATGTCATCCAAGCAACATATGAAGAGTGTCTGAAATGTGGTATGGATGGTTACGTCTCCAAGCCATTTGAGGAAGCGCAGCTCTATCAGGCAGTTGCCGAGTTCCTAGTGTCAGACTCCTGA
- the LOC103696689 gene encoding extra-large guanine nucleotide-binding protein 3-like, with protein MAAAAAEAAERKERSLWEEALRKMLPPGAPLPDEEHLDYSIAVEYDGPPVPYEVPKIEPLDLRSASSSASAGDLPALPRGPRFNRLRTGEPRGSPMESARSSSVVQSQRGSAESDGGDTSRSSPRASSARDPNSLSGSPRRPRPGTVTFNTTVESEKEDDLSGGSPAAAPLPAAPSRERRRGVCSRCGKGNILKEREACLVCDARYCSNCVLKAMGSMPEGRKCVSCIGRPIDESKRPSLGKCSRMLSKLCSPLEVRQIMKAERECPANQLRPEQLIVNGQPLRQEELDEILGCSMPPQKLRPGRYWYDKDSGLWGKEGERPDRIISSKLNVGGKLRPDASNGNTQVFINGREITKLELRVLKLANVQCPRDTHFWVYDDGSYEEEGQNNIRGKIWEKASTRLICSLFSLPTPPGNHPGSKEDASTFSGRSVPEYLEQKRVQKLLLLGLEGSGTSAIFKQAKFLYGNKFTPEEMLDMKLMIQSNLYKYLSTLLEGRERFEDESLEEKKSLALHAEKSIQGEGRVEESNKCIYSINQRLKHFSDWLLEIMAMGDLDAFFPAATREYAPVVEEVWKDPAIQETYKRRNELHFLPDVASYFLDRAIEISSNEYEPTEKDILYAEGVTQCNGLAFVEFSLDDRGLMSELYSEKFDCPPPSMKYQLLRVNSKGLSEGCKWLEMFEDVRAVIFCVSLSDYDQMWSRGSAPLGNKMMASKELFESVVRHPSFRETPFVLLLNKYDTFEEKINRVPLTVCEWFADFSPVKPHNTNQSLASHAYYFIAVKFKDLYASISGRKLFVFQTKALECNTVDEAFKYIREVLKWDDMKDENIFGILDESFYSTDASSSPYLRQL; from the exons atggcggcggcggcggcggaggcggcggagcGGAAGGAGCGGAGCTTGTGGGAGGAGGCTCTGCGGAAGATGCTTCCCCCTGGAGCTCCGCTGCCCGACGAGGAACACCTCGACTACTCGATCGCCGTTGAGTACGACGGTCCCCCCGTCCCTTACGAGGTTCCCAAGATCGAGCCTTTGGACCTACGGAGCGCCTCTTCCAGCGCCTCCGCCGGCGACTTGCCGGCGCTCCCAAGGGGGCCCAGATTCAACCGCCTCCGGACCGGGGAGCCACGGGGGAGCCCGATGGAGAGCGCGCGATCGTCCTCCGTCGTCCAGTCCCAGCGAGGGTCGGCGGAGTCCGACGGCGGAGACACGTCCCGGTCCAGCCCTAGAGCTTCCTCGGCGCGCGACCCCAACTCTCTCTCCGGCTCTCCCCGGAGGCCCCGACCCGGGACCGTGACGTTTAATACCACGGTGGAGTCCGAGAAGGAGGATGACCTCTCCGGCGGCTCCCCAGCGGCTGCACCGCTGCCGGCGGCTCCgtcgagggagaggaggaggggggtcTGCAGCAGGTGCGGGAAAGGTAACATCttgaaggagagggaggcctGTCTGGTCTGCGACGCGAGGTACTGCAGCAACTGTGTGCTGAAGGCTATGGGGTCCATGCCGGAAGGGAGGAAGTGTGTGAGCTGTATTGGCCGTCCGATCGATGAGTCGAAGAGGCCGAGCCTTGGTAAGTGTTCAAGGATGCTGTCTAAGTTGTGCAGTCCGTTGGAGGTCCGGCAGATCATGAAGGCAGAAAGGGAGTGCCCTGCAAACCAGCTCAGACCTGAGCAATTGATCGTCAATGGGCAGCCATTGAGGCAGGAAGAGCTCGATGAGATTTTGGGGTGTTCAATGCCGCCGCAGAAGTTGAGGCCCGGGAGGTACTGGTATGACAAAGATTCTGGGCTGTGGGGAAAG GAAGGTGAGAGACCTGATAGGATTATAAGTTCCAAGCTGAATGTGGGAGGGAAGCTAAGGCCAGATGCAAGCAATGGTAACACACAAGTTTTTATAAATGGGCGTGAGATCACCAAGTTAGAACTCAGGGTTTTGAAG TTGGCCAATGTGCAATGTCCACGAGATACTCATTTCTGGGTATATGATGATGGTTCATATGAGGAAGAGGGACAGAATAACATAAGAGGAAAGATTTGGGAAAAG GCTTCAACTCGGCTGATATGTTCATTGTTCTCGTTGCCTACCCCTCCTGGAAATCATCCTGGATCAAAAGAAGATGCATCTACATTTTCAGGCAGGTCTGTGCCAGAGTATCTGGAGCAAAAGAGAGTCCAGAAACTTTTGTTACTTGGGCTAGAAGGATCAGGAACCAGCGCTATCTTTAAACAG GCAAAATTCTTGTATGGAAACAAGTTCACTCCAGAGGAAATGCTAGACATGAAGCTCATGATTCAAAGCAACCTGTACAAATATCTCAGCACATTACTTGAGGGTCGAGAGCGATTTGAGGATGAGTCTTTAGAGGAGAAAAAATCTCTTGCTCTGCATGCCGAGAAGTCTATCCAAG GGGAAGGAAGAGTTGAGGAAAGTAACAAATGCATATACTCAATCAATCAAAGGTTGAAACATTTTTCTGATTGGCTGCTGGAAATTATGGCTATGGGAGATCTGGATGCCTTTTTTCCTGCTGCAACGCGTGAGTATGCCCCTGTAGTGGAGGAGGTTTGGAAAGATCCTGCTATTCAAGAGACATACAAGAGAAGAAACGAATTACATTTTCTTCCTGATGTTGCAAGTTACTTCTTAGACCGG GCTATTGAAATATCGAGCAATGAATATGAACCTACTGAGAAGGACATCCTATATGCTGAAGGAGTCACCCAGTGCAATGGCCTTGCTTTTGTCGAGTTCTCTTTGGATGACCGGGGTCTAATGTCTGAGCTGTACAGTGAGAAGTTTGATTGTCCTCCCCCCTCAATGAA GTATCAGCTGCTCCGAGTAAATTCCAAAGGATTGAGTGAAGGCTGCAAATGGTTGGAAATGTTTGAAGATGTCCGTGCCGTGATCTTTTGCGTCTCTCTAAGTGACTATGACCAAATGTGGTCTCGAGGCTCAGCTCCACTCGGCAACAAAATGATGGCAAGCAAAGAACTCTTTGAGAGTGTAGTGAGGCACCCTTCTTTTAGAGAGACTCCTTTTGTGCTCCTACTAAACAAGTATGACACCTTCGAGGAGAAGATCAACAGGGTACCATTAACAGTGTGCGAGTGGTTTGCAGACTTTAGTCCAGTAAAGCCACACAACACTAACCAGTCATTGGCCAGCCATGCATACTACTTCATTGCAGTGAAATTTAAGGATCTATATGCCTCAATCAGCGGCCGGAAGCTATTTGTATTTCAGACGAAGGCTCTCGAGTGCAATACTGTTGATGAGGCATTCAAATACATTAGGGAGGTCCTGAAATGGGATGATATGAAGgatgaaaatatttttgggatCCTCGATGAGTCATTTTACAGCACCGATGCAAGCTCTTCTCCATACCTTAGGCAACTATGA
- the LOC103713309 gene encoding UV-B-induced protein At3g17800, chloroplastic-like has protein sequence MDAVAVVRSPQFLGKASDCASRSCVLAASRPDFVSFDPRSHFSSRWLKGCRSISVRKLGQRGFGDRRNSGIRASLSSPNSSESSSPIAPLQLESPIGQFLSQILISHPHLVPAAVDQQLDQLQTDREAEKNKEEPSPSGTDLVLYRRIAEVKAKERRRALEEILYALVVQKFMEADVSLVPTLSQSTDPSERVDQWPPEEEKIERLHSPDAYEMIKNHLALILGQRLGDSNSVAPISKLRVGQVYAASVMYGYFLKRVDQRFQLEKSMKSLPWGTDEEEDAIKQAMPDESRPSAQIGNSHPEASLGSSPSFSQGGFGHNVKPCRLRSYVMSFDSETLQRYATVRSKEAFSIIEKHTEALFGRPEIVITPQGTIDSSKDELIKISFAGLRRLILEAVTFGSFLWDVESYVDSRYHFVTN, from the exons ATGGACGCCGTGGCGGTCGTTCGGTCTCCCCAGTTCCTCGGCAAAGCTTCCGATTGCGCCTCCAGATCGTGTGTTCtggcggcctcccggccggattTCGTCTCATTCGATCCCAGATCCCATTTCTCCAGCAGATGGCTCAAG GGTTGCCGTTCAATCTCTGTACGGAAGCTTGGGCAAAGAGGATTCGGTGATCGAAGGAACAGCGGTATTAGGGCATCTTTATCGTCCCCCAATTCATCCGAATCGTCCTCCCCCATAGCTCCTCTCCAGTTGGAATCGCCAATTGGGCAGTTTTTGTCTCAGATCCTCATCAGCCATCCTCATCTCGTCCCTGCTGCCGTTGATCAACAGCTCGATCAGCTCCAGACTGACCGCGAGGCCGAGAAGAACAAGGAGGAGCCATCCCCTTCCGGCACTGACCTCGTTTTGTACAG GAGAATCGCAGAGGTGAAAGctaaagagaggagaagggctCTGGAGGAGATACTATATGCCTTGGTTGTCCAGAAGTTCATGGAAGCTGATGTTTCCTTGGTTCCCACCCTCTCACAATCAACGGATCCCTCTGAGAGGGTTGACCAGTGGCCGCCCGAGGAGGAGAAGATTGAAAGGCTCCATTCTCCAGATGCATATGAGATGATCAAGAATCACCTGGCTCTTATATTGGGGCAGCGATTGGGGGATTCAAACTCTGTTGCACCCATAAGCAAGCTTCGGGTTGGACAGGTTTATGCTGCTTCAGTGATGTATGGGTACTTCCTCAAGCGAGTGGATCAAAGGTTTCAACTTGAGAAGTCAATGAAGAGCCTCCCCTGGGGAactgatgaagaggaggatgCCATTAAACAAGCAATGCCCGATGAGTCGAGACCATCAGCTCAAATTGGGAATTCTCATCCTGAGGCATCTTTGGGGTCTTCTCCAAGCTTCAGCCAGGGTGGGTTTGGCCATAATGTCAAGCCCTGCAGGCTACGGTCCTATGTCATGTCATTTGATTCTGAGACATTGCAAAGGTATGCGACAGTGAGGTCGAAGGAGGCCTTTAGCATTATTGAGAAGCACACTGAGGCGTTGTTTGGGAGACCAGAGATTGTCATCACACCTCAGGGGACGATTGATTCCTCTAAGGATGAGCTGATCAAGATTAGTTTTGCGGGCTTGAGAAGGCTTATTTTGGAGGCTGTAACTTTTGGGTCTTTCCTCTGGGACGTCGAGAGCTATGTAGATTCCAGGTACCATTTCGTGACTAACTAG